From a region of the Enterobacter cancerogenus genome:
- the ulaG gene encoding L-ascorbate 6-phosphate lactonase, producing the protein MSKVNTITRESWILSTFPEWGCWLNEEIEQEQVAPGTFAMWWLGCTGIWLKSEGGANICVDFWCGTGKQSHGNPLMKKGHQMQRMAGVEKLQPNLRTTPFVLDPFAIRQIDAVLSTHDHNDHIDVNVAAAVMQNCADDVPFIGPQTCVDLWIGWGVPKERCIVMKPGDVVKIKDTEIHALDAFDRTALITLPADQKAAGVLPDGMDERAVNYLFKTPGGSLYHSGDSHYSNYYAKHGNEHQIDVALGSYGENPRGITDKMTSADMLRMAEALNTKVVIPFHHDIWSNFQADPQEIRVLWEMKKDRLKYGFKPFIWQVGGKFTWPLDKDNLEYHYPRGFDDCFTIEPDLPFKSFL; encoded by the coding sequence ATGAGTAAAGTGAACACCATCACCCGTGAATCATGGATTCTGAGCACCTTCCCGGAATGGGGTTGCTGGCTGAATGAAGAGATTGAGCAGGAACAGGTTGCGCCTGGCACCTTTGCAATGTGGTGGCTCGGCTGCACGGGGATTTGGCTGAAATCTGAAGGCGGCGCCAACATTTGCGTCGATTTCTGGTGTGGGACAGGCAAACAGAGCCACGGCAACCCGCTGATGAAAAAGGGCCATCAGATGCAGCGCATGGCAGGCGTAGAAAAACTTCAGCCGAACCTGCGCACCACGCCGTTTGTGCTTGATCCTTTCGCCATTCGCCAGATCGACGCCGTGCTTTCCACTCACGATCATAACGATCACATCGACGTCAACGTCGCTGCCGCGGTGATGCAAAACTGCGCCGATGATGTTCCTTTCATCGGGCCACAGACCTGCGTCGATTTATGGATCGGCTGGGGCGTGCCAAAAGAGCGCTGCATCGTCATGAAACCGGGCGACGTGGTGAAAATCAAAGATACGGAGATCCACGCGCTGGATGCCTTTGACCGCACGGCGCTTATCACGCTGCCTGCCGACCAGAAAGCCGCAGGCGTGCTGCCGGACGGCATGGACGAACGTGCGGTGAACTACCTGTTCAAAACACCGGGCGGTTCGCTGTACCACAGCGGCGATTCACACTACTCCAACTACTACGCGAAGCACGGTAATGAGCATCAGATTGACGTTGCGCTCGGCTCCTACGGCGAAAACCCGCGCGGCATTACCGATAAAATGACCAGCGCCGATATGCTGCGCATGGCGGAAGCGCTGAATACCAAAGTGGTGATCCCGTTCCACCACGATATCTGGTCAAACTTCCAGGCCGATCCGCAGGAGATCCGCGTGCTGTGGGAGATGAAAAAAGATCGTCTGAAGTACGGCTTTAAGCCGTTCATCTGGCAGGTTGGCGGCAAGTTCACCTGGCCGCTGGATAAAGACAATCTTGAATATCACTATCCGCGCGGATTCGATGATTGCTTCACCATTGAACCAGACCTGCCGTTCAAATCATTCCTCTGA
- the ulaR gene encoding HTH-type transcriptional regulator UlaR, giving the protein MTEAQRHQILLELLAQTGFITVEKVIERLGISPATARRDINKLDESGKLKKVRNGAEAISQQRPRWTPMNIHQALNHDEKVRIARAASQLVNPGESVVINCGSTAFLLGREMCGKPVQIITNYLPLANYLIDQEHESVVIMGGQYNKSQSITLSPQDSENSLYAGHWMFTSGKGLTTDGLYKTDMLTAMAEQNMLNVVGKLVVLVDSSKVGERAGMLFSRAEQIDMVITGKSANPEILQKLEDQGVTVLRV; this is encoded by the coding sequence ATGACGGAAGCGCAACGACATCAAATATTACTGGAACTCCTGGCGCAAACGGGGTTTATCACCGTCGAAAAAGTGATTGAACGTTTAGGGATTTCCCCCGCAACGGCACGGCGAGATATCAACAAGCTGGATGAGAGCGGCAAGCTCAAGAAAGTCCGTAACGGTGCAGAAGCCATCAGCCAACAGCGCCCGCGCTGGACGCCGATGAATATTCATCAGGCGCTGAATCATGATGAAAAAGTGCGTATCGCCAGAGCGGCGTCGCAGCTGGTTAACCCGGGCGAAAGCGTGGTGATTAACTGCGGTTCAACGGCGTTTCTGCTGGGCAGGGAAATGTGCGGTAAGCCGGTGCAAATCATCACCAACTATCTGCCGCTGGCCAACTACCTTATCGATCAGGAGCACGAAAGCGTGGTGATCATGGGCGGCCAGTATAATAAGAGCCAGTCGATCACGCTGAGCCCACAGGACAGTGAAAACAGCCTCTACGCCGGGCACTGGATGTTTACCAGCGGTAAAGGGCTAACCACCGACGGTTTGTATAAAACCGATATGCTGACCGCCATGGCAGAACAGAACATGCTTAACGTGGTCGGTAAGCTCGTTGTTCTGGTCGACAGCAGCAAAGTGGGCGAGCGCGCAGGTATGCTGTTCAGCCGGGCTGAGCAGATTGACATGGTGATCACCGGAAAAAGCGCTAACCCTGAGATCCTCCAGAAGCTGGAAGACCAGGGCGTAACGGTGCTGCGCGTTTAA